The sequence below is a genomic window from Gossypium hirsutum isolate 1008001.06 chromosome A11, Gossypium_hirsutum_v2.1, whole genome shotgun sequence.
CTATTGCGGTCACTACAGGTATTGCCgtcgtgaatttttttaaaattcgcacaacttattgtaaatcataataattataattaatattataaaaagtcacttttaataatttttagtgtgttttctaacacttatgaacttttattaatatgatatgagaATACAACTTTTATTatcattaattattcttatttttatttacgaattttctaaatatgttatattaactaataacaaagtaaaaaaaaggaaatattaaacatttatcatatttaataagtttgaaagtttttatagataaaataattgaaaattcatacCTGAGAGATGTTTTCAATATTTCTTGACAGCTTTAAAGATGGTAAAGATATAAACATTCTATGctgcaaaaggaaaaaaggaatagATAAATGTTTAGATTCTCATTAATTATTCCTATTTCCTACCACTTATTCTCACTCTCATTCTACTTTCATATATAGTTTAACATGTTTCAAttcttaattatcttttcataaaatatattccatttatttatctaaagatatattttaaatgttttaatatcatcaaaattaagaacattaacaaaagttttctTTAAAACAAACATACCTTACGAATAATGGTAGTGGTACGATTTAGTTTTCACTAATTAGTGGAATGACGAGGAAGATCAGATCCTTCACCTTCACTTTGAGAGCATTCTTGACTTGATTCTCTTGGCCTTTGtccaaaaatatatccaaaaaaaAGTAACATTTTCACCTTGGTTTTCATATAATTGATATGGAGGATATATTTGAGGAGAAGGATACATGAGAGGTGGAGGTAGGTGATACATTGGTGGTAGAGGATGCATTTGAGGCTGGTATGGCACACCATAATtaggaaatggtggataataacCATATGGTTGTGGATAACCATGTGAAGGTTGAAAATATAAAGGTTGTTCTGGTGGATAAAAACCTTGAGTGCTAGTAGATGAATCATTGTACCCAAGGTTACTAGAACTCGATCTCCTACTAGATAAAGAGCCTATAGAAGTATGCTTATTGCCTTTTCGTTTTGATGGAGCTCTAAGTTCACTTCTATCTCTCCTAGGTTCAGGAAACATATTTCCATCAAACTCTGATCTATCACGAAAATATCCACTAGTGGTACCAACCCCACTAGTGGTACCAACCCCATATTCTCCTCCATACTGACTAGAAGACCTAATTTCACCTCTATCAACACTATATCCATCATCCTCATCAATTGGACTTAAACCACCACCATCGGGTCCATCGCCACTCTGACTTGGCATTGAACTAGAACTTGAATGAGACAAATTTTGTTGTTGAGATTGatcaacatccatttcatcaTCAGAGGTATCCACAGGCAACACACCGGCATTTTCACCATCTAATAATGGATTCTCTTTCTCATGAAGCCATTCTGATAGTGGATCAACATCTTCAAAGATATGATCAAGGCTGGTAGGATTAAAACTAGCGTTTATATCATCAGTGTTCATTTTTTTTGATGTCTTATCTGAAGCCTCATATTATAATAGGTAAACActagtttttcaagttttttatactTTAACCTATTTCTTGCCTTAGTGTGAATATAACTAAATGTGCTCCAATTTCGTTCGCAATTTGATGCTGAAGTTGTTTGACTAAGcactttaattgctaatttttgtaattcgGGGACACATGTGCCTTATATTATCCACCACTCAGctgtataatattatttaaatttgaaaataacttcaaaatgtacaatataattaaataatataaattaaattaaataatttaattaactgtttacccagattcatttgcttccaagctctttgtgcttgtggagtaccgaatgtctcatgtttatctctaaatagtaacaattgcataaataaaagatagagtaaaaataaaataaaataaaattctatttcaaattatGTAACTAAGTTACAAATAATAGTACTTGAATATAACCTGATTAACCATTCTGACTTGAGTATCAAAAGAAGgttctaatctttcaattactgATCGTGTACCTTCTAATGTTTCTATTAGTACATTCTCAGAATGCTCCACCCCAAATTGAAATTGAGGATCAAgaaaataacctaagtataatttataagaatatcattaaataataataatctaaagcttaaaacaataaaataaaaaaatagttcttaattatatgaaacATTTTATCTTACCAGCTGAATGCAAGTCGGAATgcataaaattccatctattgTCAATAATCTTTTCATACTCGGTGAAATATCGACAATCTTGTTGAATTGCTCGTTTAGCTCTATCAACAGCCTCATAAATAAAGCCCATTGTTCGTTTTTCATCGCTATCCACAAGTCTCAATACTATTACTAGGGGCTCGTAAACTTTTATGAGGTCGTTGgctttttttccaaaaatcttttCCCAAAACAATTTTTTGGCTTCATAAGCTGGCCCTGACTTTTACTGTCcccattttgattctttaaattcctatatattcataagaaaaattttaaaataatataatttaaattatttggaactaataaaatcattaaaggttgctatatttaagtaattatattaactaattataaaatactaaccttgcttttgtcttgttatctaattatatttaagtaattatattaactaattaaacatcTCTCTCAGACCTTGCTTTTGTCTTGTTATCTCTTCAAGTTGAATGAAATGAGTTACAAATCGAGTAAGAGAAGGTCGAAGTATTTGTTTCCCTTGTGTATACTTCTTCATCAAATCAACAGTCCAAATGCGATTGTGTATAAAGCAAGTTACTTTCTTTGCCTCATCTAACACTTTTGCTACACTAGGCTTTTTCCCAATATCTTCAAGGTATAAATCTAAACAATGAGCTACACATGAGGTCCAATATAGATGTTTTCttttcaacattaatttttttccagCAGCTTCCATTGCTACCTCATTATCAGTCACTATTTGGACAatgtaattttctccaatttcttcTACAACTGAATCTAGTAAACTGTAGTAGAATTCAGCATCTCTACTACGGACACTTGAGACATCTACTGATTTCCAAAAAATGGTTCCTTTACTACAATAAACAAGGAAATTAATGATGTGCATTTGATTCAAACTATTGGTCCAACCGTTACACATTAGAGTTGCACCCAATTCTTTCCAATAAGTATTTAGTCCATTTATCCAATCACGAACTCGTTGATACTCTGACTCCAAATACACATTTGAAATCTCATAAGGTGTTAGGAGCTTTACACCTTGTCCAACTTCTGTTGacacttgaattaagttatacaaccatggagagcttgctaattgaaaaggaagtctttcatatattaaaaatttagataccgcttcacctatcttccttcgaaaactctttaaaaaagagTCATTGACCTTTGCTTGCTTTGAACTTTTGCTTCTAACCAATTCAGATATAGCTCCCCTTAAGGTAAACTCAGACTCACTTAGGATGGATTTACTTGTTCTTTCTCTATGATATTCTCTAGCTGATCCATGAGAAGATCGCCCTTCTTCATAAATGTTATTCCAACCACCAATACTTCGTTTGAATTCTTCCTTCTATGCCACTCGTGTTGTGATTGGATACTTTCTCGAGTTGCTTGCCTTATAGCAGAAACCTCATCAATGAATTCCTCGTGTTCATCCTCATCTTCTCTTAATTGAGATAAGAATTcatcttttctcctctttttgtctattttctttgtCTTACTTTCTTTTAGTATATTCATCATACTTTCTCTAATGACacctgttaataaaataaaaataattcacactttatattattatcaattatatataatctttatagaaaatttacaataacatttaaaaataataataaagtatcacataccagtaacattagggcatggtgcaacattgccagttttatgagcaatgtgctctttaAATCGTGTTATTCCTCCTTTCACAACTTTTTCCACAAAGTTTGCATACGATATTTCCTTTCATATTTAGCACTGGAGTTCCAAAGTGCCAACCTATATCATTACTTGGTGCACCCTCCAATCCTTTAGTCGAGAACTCTTCACGTGGTGGcacgctttatttttatttatatataagaaacataaaattatatttagaaatataagcaactcattacttatattatcaataatataatacaaaaaaagaaaacatcattaacatggaaaatttaaatttattgcataattcatacataataataataaataataaataattatcattataaagtttaattacaatattaattaaaaaataacatataaagtaaaattataaacCTGATAAGATTGAAgctttcatattaaaaaatataataatatgattgTTGTCAAAGTAATTTTCATTTTCTATAAAATCTCTCCAAACTCTAATAAATCAACCCAAATATACTTTGCTTCAACAAGTTAAAAGGTGAAGAGGATGGGAGTGAGAGTTGGTATTCACTCTTTTCCACTTTAAATACTTACTAGTTTATAGAAACAACAGGTGAAAACCTTtatgtaatatatttataaaaaaattgttatgaaaattaaGGGcatgaaatgataaagttaagaTGATTTTAATGTGAGGTTTCAAATGTCATTATTTACatttatatgcatgtatttttttctaaatttatcaaatataaaaatatatagatacctcgaaataatatttgttgttttataaaatgaatggaaaataattttctaattgaGTTTAGTCTCGGTTATTAGGTTACATCAACTCAATCAACTCTTTAATTTATAGTATAGATGATTTTTCATGGTTGCATTAGCATAGAATATAATTACAcaagaaaattattaaaactcCATATGTgtatgtaaaaatttaatttcataaattattaatatgttaaaatctatatcaataaaaattaaacaaatagaatatgaatatttatattatacttaATTGTCGATAAGTTAATGTCAAGAGTCAACTAAACACTAACTTGATTggaaattaataaaaaacataacctttttacaaagtagcaaatattacaatataaaagtgtttttacattttatacgaaatatataaaaaaatcaatttaaatctaaaatacatatggaaaaatacaaacaataatcaaatttaaaaactttcaaatcctcaaatttatcattcaaattaaaactcattttttatattaattttaataaacatAGTGAGGATATCATTCTCATTAAATAATATATAgtggttttattttaaaaatgattatatatatatatatatgtttaaccgGTATAATGAATTTCATTTATGAGCTTTAATTTCAAGTTTATATAGGATATTAACTTTAAGTCAAAGTGTCAAACATTACTCCCATTAAAGAATGACCTGTCAAGAGAACAGTGGTAGCCTAGACGGTGCCACCGTTTTGGCTAggagtaaaagaaaataaaaatgaaaaaaataaagaaaaaaggaaatcaAATGGCAGAAAACTTAGAAAGAAAAACTGAAGAGGCCCTAAAGTTCCAGGATCTCGCCTCTCTTGCTCGTTTTCATCGCCGTTGCTGGATTGATTTCCTTTTTCTCGATTTTACAACAATTAGTAAGGAATTGATTCACTTTGTGTTGAAGCAGTTCAAATTACTTGGcactatttttttttctagattcTTTTATGTTGCAGACTATTAGTAAGGAGCAGATTTACTTTGTGACCTAAACTCTATCATCCTCTCAAAACTCATATCCTCTCAAAATTCTATCAAATTCTTGGAATATGCTGCAAAAACAAGCAAGAATCAAGACAAAGTTTCAGGTACTTACTTGAAAATTAGCAATCTCTGAATGTGCAAGTGATTAGGGGTTCAGGGTTTGCTTTGTTTGCCGTTTGGTTTGGAGTTTAAAGACTGAAATATGAGAAatagaattttatattttctattgcttttgagttttgaattttgattgtttttttctgtttaattggtcttctttttactttttttgattGAAAACACTCTGATTTTGCAAGTAGGGGAATATATTCCCTTTGGTTTATTGTGTTTCACTGTTTCTAttgatagattttttttaatttactataatggaaaataATAGGAATAGTGGCCCGTTATTGCCGCAATTGGCCGTTACCCGTTAAATTGCGGCCACGACCCACCGTTCTCGGTGTGACTCCGCTTCACACCATAATTTTCAGCAGTAGCGGTTTCAGACGGTGCTGCTACCGCTATATAGTAGTCGCTATAGCGGTATCGaaccgctatttaaatccctaGTGCAAATCTTTTGTATATAAATTGAAGAATAATTGATTTTCCCTATTCATATATGAATAATGGGTAGGTTTTGGTTACGAAATTGGATTAACTTATTAGTTTTGGTAGGGTAAGAAGACCaactttaaacaaattaaaatataggacttaatttattaatttttgtaaagttgaaAAAAGATTTTCTGAAATGAATAGTGAAAGATTCACTCCATTTGGGAGGGGGATTAGGACTCTATTTTTAGAACCAAAACACCATTTTCCTCTCCATCTTGACCTCAGTTGATATTGTGTATCAACAAAATTTgctcaataaaattttaagtcaaaacCTATATAGTTAGCCCAAAATTACACAAATTATAAGTGTAAGCTTCTTTCAGAAGAGCCAACTTATAACTTTTTTTCGACAAGATAACggataaattattatataactataataaaatatataataacttGATTCAGGATTTGACCTGGTGATCCAACCCGAAATACCTATGATTCAAATAACCTCACACACTCCATTTGAGTAGGGGGTTCGGACTCTATTTTTCGAACCAAGACACCATTTCCCTCTCCATCTTTACCTCCGTTGATATTGTGtatcactatatatatatatatatattatcctaaaaaattcaataactttcttCTCCAATGATCTAACAAATCATCTAACaagttcaaaataataattaaaagaaaaaagaaaagagctcACTATCACAATAGCATTGACACTAGACAGATACTGTAGTTTCCTTCATTCCTAACAAATTTCCACCAGAGAAAGTCAATGAAGTAACTATTCAACAGTAAAACCAatagatttttcttcatttctcatAAACCAAATTAACTAATAACCATCTCAATAAACCAAATTTGCACTTATAGAAAGAGGAAATGAATGGTATTACCATGAGAACTCCACTAATCCAGGCCAGAACTTGCTTTTCAAATTGTCCACCATCTTTGCCTGcctaaaattgacaaaaaaaaactaaagagtTTCAATAAAAGTTACTAAAGCCAATTCATAACTAAGAAGCAAATTTTAAAACCTGCAACTTTCACGCCAATTCCACATTGCACATAATTTGGTCCTAGTGTCGAAGTTCGCCGTACCGGTGTTGCTACTCGTCGGTTCTTCTTGTTTCTTCTATTTTTTACCGCCTCTATGGCGATCGATACCAATTGGAGTTTCCCCGAAATGGCGATCAGATTAGAATCATGTCATTATCTTCCCCGACAATCTGCATTATCCAAAATCAACCATGAAAAAAAGAGCTCATTAGAGAGATAGAGAGCGTGAGAGAGCCATTCGACCTTTTGTTGATCGAGAGGAATTAAATTGAGAGAGAAGAGCCAAAACTGAAATACCTGAAATTAgaaaaagttgtagagagaaaataaataataggaaatgacaaaataattttttttgtacagAGAAACTGTTGGAGAATATTCAAAATTAGTTTTTCTAAATTTAGATTTGGTTGGGTTGTGCTCAGtttattttttccttatttttctgtATTTGTTGAGATATGATTTAGTACCAAATTTTTCCCATTGAGATTTGTTGATGTGTAAAGCCTATATAAGAGGCTGATCTTTAGTTGAATAAGATGCATTAGTTTTTCCCAAATATACTATAGCTTATTTGTGTCCATAGCCTGTTTGATAAGATTACTCTTAAAAACCTTTTTTACTATCTCTTatttttaaaggctgttttgagTTTCTTTCTCTTTGTGCAGTTGTCTCTCCAACATTCTTTGGTATCATAGCAAGGTTCAATTGTTATTAGGTGCATTTTTCATGACGACAAACAATAATATCATGAGTGTTTCTCAACCGACAATTCCCGTTTTCAATGGTGATAGCTATGAGTTTTAGAGAATCAAAATAAAGACACTGTTTAAGTCTCAAGAATTGTGGGACTTAGTTGAGAATGTGTATCCT
It includes:
- the LOC107895558 gene encoding uncharacterized protein, translating into MNILKESKTKKIDKKRRKDEFLSQLREDEDEHEEFIDEVSAIRQATRESIQSQHEWHRRKNSNEVLVVGITFMKKGDLLMDQLENIIEKEQSEYQRVRDWINGLNTYWKELGATLMCNGWTNSLNQMHIINFLVYCSKGTIFWKSVDVSSVRSRDAEFYYSLLDSVVEEIGENYIVQIVTDNEVAMEAAGKKLMLKRKHLYWTSCVAHCLDLYLEDIGKKPSVAKVLDEAKKVTCFIHNRIWTVDLMKKYTQGKQILRPSLTRFVTHFIQLEEITRQKQGLREMFN